Proteins encoded by one window of Bacteroidales bacterium:
- a CDS encoding ATP-binding cassette domain-containing protein: MANNQVLQVQSLVKEFKNVLAVDHISFNVEEGDIFAFLGPNGAGKTTTLRIILDIIRADQGTIEWRLPGMNGNTPAAASIGYLPEERGLYTDIPIIRSLIYLASIRGMEPAKAKTSAMEWLERMELADRAKDKLQTLSKGNQQRVQFIASILHKPAFAILDEPFSGLDPLNQEKFIDFMKEINRGGTTILLSAHQMPLVEKVANKIFLIHQGKEIFNGSLSDIYKQHGQQNILEISYSSSVPMAQLKSMEEAMEIEIINEQQARIILKAGIEINRSLAALSKMEGITQIRSFSSSLHDIFLNLVKNNNNEIL; encoded by the coding sequence ATGGCTAATAACCAAGTTCTCCAGGTACAATCCCTTGTAAAAGAGTTTAAGAATGTACTTGCTGTTGATCATATTTCCTTCAATGTTGAAGAAGGAGATATCTTTGCTTTTCTGGGTCCGAATGGTGCAGGAAAAACAACCACTCTCCGCATAATCCTTGATATTATCAGGGCCGACCAGGGAACGATAGAATGGCGGCTTCCGGGAATGAATGGAAATACTCCTGCTGCTGCAAGCATTGGATATCTGCCAGAGGAAAGAGGGTTATATACCGACATCCCTATCATCCGATCATTGATCTACCTGGCTTCTATTAGGGGGATGGAGCCTGCCAAGGCAAAAACTTCTGCTATGGAATGGCTTGAAAGAATGGAATTAGCCGATAGGGCAAAGGATAAACTTCAGACATTATCGAAAGGAAACCAGCAGCGTGTTCAGTTCATAGCTTCCATTCTGCACAAACCCGCATTTGCAATACTTGATGAGCCATTTTCAGGCCTTGATCCCCTGAACCAGGAGAAATTTATTGACTTTATGAAGGAAATTAACAGGGGTGGTACTACTATTCTGTTAAGTGCTCACCAAATGCCACTGGTTGAAAAGGTTGCAAATAAAATCTTTCTTATTCACCAGGGTAAAGAGATTTTCAATGGCAGTTTGAGTGATATCTACAAACAACATGGTCAACAGAATATTTTGGAAATCAGCTATTCATCTAGTGTTCCAATGGCTCAGCTCAAGTCCATGGAAGAAGCCATGGAAATAGAAATCATTAATGAACAGCAGGCAAGAATTATCCTGAAGGCCGGCATTGAAATTAACCGCTCATTGGCTGCATTATCAAAAATGGAAGGAATTACCCAGATCAGGAGTTTTTCAAGCAGTCTGCATGACATATTTCTCAATCTAGTAAAAAAC
- a CDS encoding DNA alkylation repair protein, with the protein MTDIIQSIQQELIRSSDEKTIKTSQHFFKEKILTYGVKVPLVGKIAKEHFKLVKHLPKREILNLCSQLWATGYLEDSFIACNWSYFIHKDYDASDFSIFESWVEKHVNNWASCDTLCNHTIGTIVEQHPELISRLKAWTLSSNRWTRRAASVSLIIPARKGLFLDEIFEIASILLLDSDDMVQKGYGWMLKSASQAHQSEVFNFVMKHKAVMPRTALRYAIEKMPAELKAKAMAKS; encoded by the coding sequence ATGACCGATATCATCCAGTCCATCCAGCAGGAACTTATCCGCAGCAGTGATGAGAAAACCATTAAAACAAGTCAGCATTTTTTCAAGGAGAAAATTCTCACTTATGGGGTAAAAGTACCCTTGGTGGGTAAGATTGCGAAAGAGCACTTCAAACTTGTTAAGCATTTGCCTAAAAGGGAGATATTAAACCTTTGCTCACAACTTTGGGCAACAGGGTATCTTGAGGATTCATTTATTGCCTGCAATTGGTCTTATTTTATTCACAAAGACTATGATGCATCTGATTTTTCCATTTTTGAATCATGGGTAGAGAAGCATGTAAATAACTGGGCCAGTTGCGACACCCTTTGCAATCATACAATCGGGACTATAGTTGAGCAACACCCTGAATTGATTTCCCGTCTGAAAGCCTGGACTTTATCCTCCAATCGTTGGACACGTCGCGCAGCTTCAGTATCCCTTATCATTCCGGCAAGGAAAGGACTTTTCCTGGATGAGATATTTGAAATAGCATCAATCTTGTTGCTCGATTCTGACGATATGGTTCAGAAAGGATATGGATGGATGTTGAAATCTGCCAGCCAGGCCCATCAGTCTGAAGTATTTAACTTTGTAATGAAACACAAAGCAGTGATGCCACGGACCGCATTACGATATGCCATTGAAAAGATGCCGGCAGAATTGAAGGCAAAGGCAATGGCGAAATCATAA
- a CDS encoding carboxypeptidase-like regulatory domain-containing protein — protein sequence MSHRYFTLFFLFVLLFTSSFSLAQQKDLIKSRHSSYYGYIFKLTDAEAKKILRKGIDCVDRSFLHTLVDSVPPDLDIEDLNLTSGNFLEVEAVRNRLEFNYFFIADYSVHIHNNSQDLCVSILDSMGQPLSDAIIKIKHKTLKFDALTQTYYLRKTEKEGILSVTRAGVSSYYRITDQRETELFKRIYIETINSSPLRYLYRPAYSLVTLPYYGVRSLIKGRNYNPSWRYFRSLRYRIFDVFSPGRNGYNQYYRSKYQGYMVLNKPMFRPLDTIKMKSFVVMTQNGLPYDEPSWLYLQKRWGYSGDYGIFLGKLYPVKPGAFVFDFVLNDSLKMILDKEYMLVLNTEKDFGERISSCTFLYEDYELKRNKIEVSVPYNMQYNGVPFSINVTAKDDNGMPLPDCRVELELLTKDISKYYDNRLFVPDKLWEHTQTLENGKASILIPDSIFGKLKLTYQLKTRLFSGDNEKTEWDTLVTYDYKSEHLKIELIGDSIRFSAQESGLNKEIAAEISGWNEEYDELFSREVSLPHTELIDRLCYEYELDAKGLDSESIDMTEESPLIEFFTQRTSDSVFIQTSNPRNLPFSWFLYQGNKLVDKGYDKQLEYWQVSKNTDNFLLSVHYIWAGKAEKKVIGITRNENLLDIRVNQPNKVYPGQKAEIEITVKDSKGKPVPGVDLCCYGITSKFHSENPIIPVFMSEAKSLKFYNSFKILNEEDDDVEFYSTGSMHLDFKYFRNQFGLDTIEYYHFLYPGEKIYTYTYPAENEITQVAPFIIEKGEILPIKVLYIDERPFYFNWVDNPGPYSFRISPGKHHFRFLLGNKEIKLSEHLECKAGMKTIFSFSEEVEAKYVLSKPRTRNFTFEEIQNLSKYVLAYRGFSVPGYNTYLEQGFRIFPLTDASKKRVLVGPVDESFTRFRMPGYMEHGFNHEPGFEYEFLSGLIKMRSVAPLELLKYSTNCKTQIGDQVYSWWRQQSDEKALINKMRREYTYDGDIRNSKGSCLLKIELEQSFLKKFSEPLNMLLINCDSTTGNIFLNGNTKQFKQLQPARYCIMIIMEDESYFFSDTIQLKKGGENFLRILTPDNFKRDKTGEAISTAILQGIRVHSDKNTLGQQNYFRSMLEESRNSPGGGTKCRGVVIDKDTHDPIPFANILITGTKNGTCSDMEGRFELNLPFEYSTLTIAYVGYTPCTIPIVTSSPMVINLKASSTNLEAVVVTAMGISKTSKSYAYSTVEYIDGIQVRGSSSIDSDVIAGLSGRVAGVNIEMSEYTFPGSIPDIEYPSTPAELSLDNTLNVLSGYNSSMRSNFSDCAYWKPVLTTDIDGKAKFSVTYPDDITKWSTYVMAMDGKRHSGIHVKYVASFKPLLAQLYLPRFLVRGDTATVVGTVANYLQDSIPLTTTFELNGIKSGGQTTCCIASLKDTL from the coding sequence ATGTCTCATAGATATTTCACCTTATTTTTTTTGTTTGTATTGCTGTTTACTAGCAGCTTCAGTCTGGCTCAGCAGAAGGATCTGATAAAAAGCCGACATTCCTCATATTATGGCTATATATTCAAGCTTACAGATGCTGAAGCAAAGAAAATATTACGAAAAGGAATAGATTGTGTAGACCGCTCATTTTTACACACTCTTGTTGATTCGGTACCGCCTGATTTAGATATCGAAGATCTTAATCTCACTTCAGGAAACTTCCTTGAAGTCGAAGCTGTTCGAAACCGTCTTGAGTTCAATTACTTTTTCATTGCTGATTATTCAGTTCATATTCATAATAATAGCCAGGATTTATGTGTGAGTATTCTCGATTCAATGGGTCAGCCGTTATCAGATGCAATCATAAAAATAAAGCACAAAACGCTCAAATTTGATGCGCTGACTCAGACATATTATCTCAGGAAAACTGAAAAAGAGGGGATCCTTTCTGTAACAAGGGCAGGTGTTTCAAGCTATTATAGGATTACTGATCAAAGAGAAACAGAACTTTTTAAACGAATTTATATAGAGACGATAAATTCGAGCCCATTAAGGTATTTATACAGACCTGCATATAGCCTTGTTACCCTGCCTTACTATGGAGTCAGAAGCCTGATTAAAGGAAGAAATTACAATCCTTCATGGAGGTACTTCAGAAGTCTAAGATATAGGATATTTGATGTATTTAGTCCGGGGAGAAATGGCTACAATCAATACTATAGATCTAAATATCAGGGATATATGGTTTTAAATAAGCCCATGTTCCGTCCTTTGGATACAATAAAAATGAAATCATTTGTCGTAATGACTCAGAATGGTTTGCCCTATGATGAACCTTCCTGGTTATACCTGCAAAAACGATGGGGTTATAGTGGTGATTATGGCATTTTTCTTGGGAAACTATATCCGGTGAAACCCGGGGCATTTGTTTTTGATTTTGTTTTGAACGATTCCCTGAAAATGATACTTGATAAGGAGTATATGCTGGTATTGAACACAGAAAAGGACTTTGGAGAGAGAATTTCGTCCTGTACTTTCTTATATGAAGACTATGAACTGAAACGAAATAAAATCGAAGTAAGTGTGCCTTACAACATGCAATATAATGGAGTGCCTTTTTCGATCAATGTCACAGCAAAAGATGACAATGGGATGCCCTTACCGGATTGCCGTGTCGAACTCGAATTACTGACAAAAGATATCAGCAAATATTATGATAACAGACTTTTCGTTCCGGACAAACTTTGGGAACATACACAAACACTCGAAAATGGGAAAGCTTCCATTCTGATCCCTGACAGCATTTTTGGGAAATTGAAACTTACCTATCAATTGAAAACCAGGCTTTTTTCTGGAGATAATGAAAAAACAGAATGGGATACCCTTGTTACCTATGATTACAAATCTGAACACCTGAAAATTGAATTGATTGGCGACAGTATTCGGTTTTCAGCTCAAGAGTCAGGTTTGAATAAAGAAATAGCAGCTGAAATCAGCGGATGGAATGAAGAGTATGATGAATTATTTTCCAGGGAAGTAAGTTTACCACATACTGAACTGATTGATCGTTTGTGCTATGAATATGAACTGGATGCTAAAGGGCTTGATAGTGAATCCATAGATATGACTGAAGAATCGCCCCTTATCGAATTTTTCACTCAAAGGACCTCCGATTCTGTTTTTATTCAAACTTCGAATCCCCGGAATCTGCCATTTTCCTGGTTCCTTTACCAGGGTAACAAACTTGTGGATAAAGGCTATGATAAACAATTGGAATACTGGCAAGTAAGTAAGAACACAGACAATTTTCTCCTAAGCGTACATTATATATGGGCTGGAAAAGCAGAGAAAAAAGTGATTGGAATCACACGAAATGAGAATCTCCTGGACATTCGTGTTAACCAACCTAATAAGGTTTATCCAGGACAGAAAGCAGAAATAGAAATTACAGTGAAGGATTCTAAAGGAAAACCGGTACCTGGAGTCGACCTGTGTTGTTATGGAATAACAAGCAAGTTTCACTCAGAAAACCCAATAATTCCTGTGTTCATGTCAGAAGCAAAATCACTGAAATTTTATAACTCGTTCAAAATTTTAAACGAAGAAGATGACGATGTAGAATTCTATTCCACTGGTAGTATGCATCTGGATTTTAAATACTTCAGAAATCAGTTTGGGCTTGATACAATTGAGTATTATCATTTTCTGTATCCGGGTGAAAAAATATATACTTATACATATCCTGCTGAAAATGAGATTACTCAGGTAGCGCCTTTTATTATTGAAAAAGGAGAAATCCTGCCCATTAAGGTATTATACATTGATGAAAGACCTTTCTATTTTAACTGGGTTGATAATCCAGGGCCCTATTCATTCCGTATATCTCCTGGCAAGCATCATTTTCGGTTTTTGCTTGGTAATAAAGAAATTAAGCTTAGTGAACATTTAGAATGCAAGGCTGGAATGAAAACCATTTTCTCATTCAGCGAAGAAGTTGAAGCAAAGTATGTTCTTTCAAAACCCAGAACCCGGAATTTCACCTTTGAGGAAATACAAAATCTGTCGAAATATGTCCTGGCATACAGGGGCTTTTCAGTACCAGGATATAACACCTACCTGGAACAAGGGTTTCGGATTTTCCCGTTAACTGATGCATCGAAAAAAAGAGTACTGGTAGGACCTGTGGATGAGTCTTTCACACGTTTTCGGATGCCAGGCTATATGGAACATGGGTTTAACCATGAACCAGGATTTGAGTATGAGTTTTTATCAGGCCTGATTAAAATGCGTTCGGTTGCACCTTTGGAATTATTGAAGTATTCAACCAATTGTAAAACTCAAATCGGTGACCAGGTCTATTCATGGTGGCGGCAACAATCGGATGAAAAGGCCCTGATTAATAAAATGCGAAGAGAATATACCTATGATGGAGATATCCGGAATTCGAAGGGTAGCTGCTTGCTAAAGATCGAACTGGAACAAAGTTTCCTCAAGAAATTTTCGGAGCCCTTAAATATGTTATTGATAAATTGCGATTCAACAACCGGGAATATATTTCTGAATGGTAATACTAAACAATTCAAGCAATTGCAACCTGCCAGGTATTGTATCATGATCATCATGGAAGATGAAAGTTATTTCTTCTCAGATACCATCCAGTTAAAAAAGGGAGGTGAAAACTTCCTGAGAATTCTTACACCTGATAACTTCAAACGTGACAAAACCGGGGAAGCGATTTCAACTGCTATCCTCCAGGGAATCAGAGTACATTCAGATAAAAATACCCTTGGTCAGCAGAATTATTTCAGGAGTATGCTGGAAGAGAGCAGGAATTCTCCCGGAGGCGGAACGAAATGCCGGGGAGTTGTAATTGATAAGGACACCCATGACCCAATTCCTTTTGCAAACATTTTGATAACCGGGACAAAAAATGGGACCTGTTCTGACATGGAAGGCAGATTTGAATTAAACCTTCCTTTTGAATACTCTACGTTAACAATTGCATATGTAGGCTATACCCCCTGTACCATACCAATTGTTACAAGTTCACCTATGGTAATCAATCTCAAAGCCTCATCCACCAACCTGGAAGCGGTTGTGGTCACTGCAATGGGAATATCAAAAACCAGCAAATCTTATGCATACTCTACTGTTGAATATATTGATGGTATTCAAGTAAGGGGATCAAGTTCAATTGATTCTGATGTAATAGCTGGATTGTCTGGTAGAGTTGCCGGAGTTAATATTGAAATGAGTGAGTATACATTTCCTGGAAGTATTCCGGATATTGAATATCCATCAACTCCCGCAGAACTCTCCCTTGATAATACTTTAAATGTGCTTTCAGGTTATAATTCGTCCATGAGGAGTAATTTCTCCGATTGTGCCTACTGGAAACCAGTTCTTACCACTGATATTGATGGTAAAGCTAAATTCTCTGTTACTTATCCTGATGATATTACCAAATGGAGCACTTATGTAATGGCTATGGATGGGAAAAGGCATTCAGGGATCCATGTGAAATATGTTGCTTCATTCAAGCCTTTATTGGCCCAATTATACCTTCCCCGCTTCCTGGTTAGGGGTGATACTGCAACAGTAGTAGGGACGGTCGCAAACTATCTGCAGGATAGTATCCCATTAACCACAACTTTTGAACTGAATGGGATTAAGTCGGGCGGACAAACAACCTGTTGCATAGCCTCATTAAAAGATACGCTGTAG
- the ruvX gene encoding Holliday junction resolvase RuvX, producing MGRILAIDYGQKRVGLAVTDEGQMIAGPLDTIHSRDILQYLKDYVSHEKVDCIVVGEPRQMDYSDSESAKYIDPFVNLLKKTFPLIPVERVDERFTSKMASQAILFSGAKKKDRQDKSLVDKVSAVLILQSYMEMKSFKASREE from the coding sequence ATGGGACGCATATTGGCAATTGATTACGGACAGAAAAGGGTAGGGCTCGCTGTTACAGATGAAGGTCAGATGATCGCTGGTCCGCTCGATACCATCCATTCCAGGGATATACTTCAATACCTGAAGGATTATGTGTCGCATGAAAAAGTAGATTGTATTGTGGTAGGGGAACCCCGGCAAATGGATTACAGCGATTCGGAATCGGCTAAGTATATTGATCCTTTTGTTAACCTCCTGAAAAAAACATTTCCTCTCATCCCGGTGGAAAGGGTTGATGAACGATTTACCTCAAAAATGGCATCACAAGCCATTCTATTTTCCGGGGCAAAGAAAAAGGACCGTCAGGATAAGTCTTTGGTAGATAAAGTGAGTGCTGTACTGATTCTGCAATCATATATGGAAATGAAATCTTTCAAAGCATCTCGTGAAGAATAA
- the def gene encoding peptide deformylase — MILPIVAFGHPNLRKVSVDITPDYPGLTQLVEDMWETMYYSVGVGLAAPQVNKQIRLFVIDANPYEQDYPEAAGFKKVFLNARIIEQRGEEWPYNEGCLSIPDIHEDVIRPAEVRLSYMDENFVAHDEWFSGIIARVIQHEYDHLEGILFVDKIHALRKIMLKRKLTEITRGEIDARYKMIFPSKRK; from the coding sequence ATGATTTTACCCATTGTAGCATTCGGACATCCAAATCTTAGAAAGGTTTCCGTTGATATTACACCTGATTACCCCGGACTAACCCAACTGGTTGAAGATATGTGGGAAACCATGTATTACTCAGTAGGTGTTGGATTAGCTGCTCCCCAGGTAAATAAGCAAATTCGTTTGTTCGTTATCGATGCAAATCCTTATGAACAGGATTACCCTGAAGCCGCTGGTTTCAAAAAAGTGTTCCTGAATGCCCGTATCATTGAACAGCGTGGAGAGGAATGGCCTTACAACGAAGGCTGTTTGAGTATTCCGGATATTCATGAAGATGTCATCAGGCCGGCAGAAGTGAGGCTTTCATATATGGACGAAAACTTTGTAGCTCATGATGAATGGTTTTCAGGAATTATTGCCCGGGTGATTCAACATGAATATGATCATCTTGAGGGGATCCTTTTTGTCGATAAAATCCACGCCCTCAGGAAAATAATGCTGAAAAGGAAATTAACAGAGATAACACGGGGAGAAATAGATGCACGATATAAAATGATCTTTCCTTCGAAGCGAAAATGA
- a CDS encoding tetratricopeptide repeat protein, protein MERLISHMPIADTSRAIELLREYAFYFNRYPLDTLAPDYQYRSANIMLNLEKTDEAMYLIKDIQRRYPSSPEAPLCFFMEGYVQENYLLNLNRADSLYREFLVKYPDHPMYRDVLNGLDFLQALIQEKIKEFEYRYANDSVIYLEPDTVLNFIEEKRY, encoded by the coding sequence ATGGAAAGACTTATCAGCCATATGCCAATTGCTGATACCAGCAGAGCCATTGAACTTTTACGAGAATATGCTTTTTACTTCAATCGTTACCCGCTTGATACGCTCGCACCCGATTATCAGTATAGGTCAGCTAATATTATGCTAAACCTGGAGAAAACTGATGAAGCAATGTATTTGATAAAGGATATCCAACGCAGATACCCTTCTTCTCCTGAAGCCCCTTTATGTTTCTTTATGGAAGGATATGTCCAGGAAAATTACTTATTAAACCTGAATAGGGCTGATTCTTTATACCGGGAATTTCTTGTCAAGTATCCCGATCATCCAATGTATCGCGATGTTCTAAATGGACTTGACTTCCTCCAGGCTCTGATTCAGGAAAAAATAAAAGAATTTGAATATCGGTATGCAAATGATTCTGTGATTTATCTTGAACCAGATACCGTATTAAATTTTATCGAAGAAAAAAGGTATTAA
- a CDS encoding TIGR00159 family protein: MTQLLTLIPLFLQVRILDVIDILLVALLLYSLYNLLKGTAAVNIFLGILAIFLLWRIVKSLGMDLLSDLLGAFISVGFIAFIVVFQPEIRKFLLAIGSPGFVKSNRRMFLFWKVNLKARDLEDIDPVVQACHRMSLSRTGALIVIARRNDLTEYTDTGTLIDSQITDQLIESIFFKNTPLHDGAVIISENRLKAARCILPVTASMDLPSELGLRHRSALGITEKTDAISIIVSEQTGKISYCKDGELTLDVKAAGLSTMLSEDFMMK, encoded by the coding sequence ATGACACAGCTTTTGACTTTAATCCCTTTATTTCTGCAAGTCAGAATACTCGATGTAATTGATATACTGCTTGTAGCCCTATTGCTTTATTCGCTTTATAATTTATTGAAAGGAACGGCTGCGGTAAATATCTTTTTAGGGATACTTGCCATTTTCCTGCTATGGCGGATTGTAAAATCACTGGGAATGGATTTATTGAGTGATCTGCTGGGAGCATTTATTTCTGTAGGCTTTATTGCATTCATTGTGGTTTTTCAGCCAGAAATCAGGAAATTCCTGCTGGCGATTGGCTCACCAGGCTTTGTAAAGAGCAACCGACGTATGTTTTTATTCTGGAAGGTCAATCTGAAAGCCAGGGATTTGGAGGATATCGACCCTGTAGTGCAGGCTTGTCACAGGATGTCACTTTCAAGGACAGGTGCCCTTATTGTAATAGCCAGGCGCAATGACCTCACAGAATATACAGATACAGGAACCCTTATTGACAGCCAGATTACGGATCAGCTTATTGAAAGCATCTTTTTCAAGAATACTCCCTTGCATGATGGGGCTGTAATTATTTCTGAGAACAGGTTAAAAGCAGCCAGGTGCATTCTTCCTGTAACTGCCAGTATGGATTTGCCTTCAGAACTGGGATTGAGACATCGTTCGGCGCTGGGAATCACAGAGAAGACTGATGCTATTTCTATCATAGTATCAGAACAAACAGGCAAAATATCCTATTGCAAAGATGGGGAGTTAACCCTGGATGTAAAAGCTGCAGGATTGAGCACGATGCTTTCAGAAGACTTTATGATGAAATGA
- the folP gene encoding dihydropteroate synthase — MAYSRDKSTAFSKTPFIQCGDKIIQLKEAVIMGILNITPDSFHDGGRYDTKEKYLQRVGQMLEEGAEIIDIGAVSTRPGAKEISLKEETDRLVPALKAITSAFPRAILSVDTYRAEIAHIAAENGAGMINDISGGRMDAGMFKTVAGTGLPYVMMHMQGTPQTMQKNPVYKDLIGEIREYFSSSIETAMNEGISQLILDPGFGFGKTLEQNYAILNHLEQLRIGPHPLLVGVSRKSMIYKLLNSSPEEALHGTAVLHTLALLNGADILRVHDVKEAVQVRKLVGFYHNQGNLNSITADTP; from the coding sequence ATGGCATATTCGAGAGATAAAAGTACAGCTTTTTCCAAAACCCCCTTCATACAATGTGGTGATAAAATCATTCAGTTGAAAGAAGCGGTTATCATGGGTATTTTGAATATTACCCCAGACTCATTTCATGATGGAGGTCGCTATGACACGAAAGAAAAATACCTTCAAAGAGTTGGGCAGATGCTTGAGGAAGGAGCCGAAATCATTGATATTGGAGCTGTTTCTACGCGCCCAGGGGCAAAAGAAATCAGTCTGAAAGAGGAAACAGACCGTCTTGTTCCCGCATTAAAAGCAATTACTTCTGCTTTCCCCCGAGCTATTTTATCAGTAGATACCTATCGTGCTGAAATTGCCCATATTGCAGCAGAAAATGGTGCAGGGATGATCAATGATATTTCTGGTGGAAGGATGGATGCCGGCATGTTCAAAACAGTGGCCGGGACCGGATTACCTTATGTTATGATGCATATGCAAGGTACACCGCAAACCATGCAGAAAAACCCGGTTTATAAAGATCTCATTGGAGAAATCAGGGAATACTTTTCATCTTCAATTGAAACTGCTATGAATGAAGGAATTAGTCAGCTTATATTGGATCCCGGTTTTGGGTTTGGCAAGACCCTGGAACAAAACTATGCTATACTGAACCATCTGGAACAGCTAAGAATCGGACCACATCCACTATTGGTAGGTGTTTCCAGAAAATCGATGATTTATAAGCTGCTGAATAGTTCCCCCGAAGAAGCCCTGCATGGAACAGCCGTCTTACATACTTTAGCCTTATTGAATGGGGCTGATATCCTAAGAGTACATGATGTAAAGGAAGCTGTGCAGGTTCGGAAACTTGTGGGATTTTATCATAACCAGGGAAATTTGAATTCAATTACTGCGGATACTCCCTGA
- a CDS encoding DUF1599 domain-containing protein, translating into MPNTTFEQFDKIISGCKQVFMTKMKDYGTAWRILRTSSLTDQIYIKASRIRSIQEKGESKVNEGIQPEFTGIINYSIMALIQLRLGASEDSHMDPDKVSKMFDDHCLEARGLMADKNHDYSEAWRQMRISSLTDIILMKLLRIKQIEDNDGKTIISEGLDANYMDIINYSVFALILLEEMK; encoded by the coding sequence ATGCCTAATACCACTTTTGAACAGTTCGATAAGATCATTTCCGGATGTAAGCAGGTCTTTATGACTAAAATGAAGGATTATGGAACTGCCTGGAGGATTCTTCGTACTTCTTCCCTCACTGATCAGATCTATATCAAGGCAAGTCGTATCCGAAGCATTCAGGAAAAAGGTGAGAGTAAAGTAAATGAAGGGATTCAGCCTGAATTTACAGGTATTATCAATTACTCTATCATGGCACTGATTCAGTTGAGACTGGGAGCTTCTGAGGATTCTCATATGGATCCTGACAAGGTCAGCAAAATGTTCGATGACCATTGCCTTGAAGCCCGGGGACTTATGGCTGATAAAAACCACGATTATAGTGAAGCATGGCGTCAAATGAGGATCAGCTCTCTTACAGATATTATCCTGATGAAACTTCTGCGCATAAAACAAATTGAGGATAATGACGGTAAAACCATCATCTCTGAAGGACTGGATGCAAATTATATGGATATCATCAATTACTCCGTGTTTGCATTAATTCTTCTCGAAGAAATGAAATAG
- a CDS encoding DoxX family protein, with translation MKIIAYISRFLAGLTFMFSGFVKGVDPLGTAYKMEDYFIAYHWEFFIPLALILAIGLCTLEFMIGVMVFFNLRMKLGSWLLLLMMIFFTFVTLYDAIYTPVPDCGCFGDAIKLTNWQTFYKNLVLLTLAFFVLFYRNKFKSVLKPSMQWTATIVFGLLFAGFSSYCYMHLPLVDFTEWKIGHKLYADNPKPAEYYLTYKNKTSGVQKEFLSPNYPYDDSVWMAQNEFISQRVVDPNEYYGKNLVIIDTAQNNVTESIIRNQGYQLIINAYSLSSTNLNAFNEINTFCQQAAGKSIPTAVLVSAEPSEINKFALDNRLKLDFYTADDILLKTMVRSNPGIMLLKGGVIINKWHWRDLPDFEAFSRKYAL, from the coding sequence ATGAAAATAATTGCTTACATCAGCAGATTCCTGGCTGGACTTACTTTCATGTTCTCGGGCTTTGTCAAAGGCGTCGATCCTCTTGGTACAGCTTATAAAATGGAAGATTATTTCATAGCATACCATTGGGAATTCTTCATCCCACTGGCTCTGATCCTTGCCATTGGACTGTGTACCCTCGAATTTATGATTGGAGTCATGGTGTTCTTCAACCTTAGAATGAAACTGGGTTCCTGGCTGCTGCTTTTGATGATGATTTTCTTCACATTCGTTACATTATACGACGCAATCTATACGCCTGTGCCCGATTGCGGTTGCTTCGGCGATGCCATCAAACTAACCAACTGGCAGACCTTCTATAAAAACCTGGTACTGCTGACGCTGGCATTTTTTGTCCTTTTCTATAGGAATAAATTTAAGTCTGTTTTAAAACCTTCAATGCAATGGACTGCCACAATTGTATTCGGTTTACTTTTTGCCGGTTTCTCTTCCTATTGCTACATGCATTTGCCTTTAGTTGATTTCACCGAGTGGAAAATAGGTCATAAATTATATGCCGATAATCCAAAACCGGCAGAGTATTATCTTACTTATAAGAATAAGACCAGCGGAGTTCAAAAAGAATTCCTGTCACCAAATTACCCCTACGACGACAGTGTCTGGATGGCTCAAAATGAGTTCATTTCACAGCGTGTTGTAGATCCGAATGAGTATTATGGTAAAAACCTTGTAATCATTGATACCGCGCAAAACAATGTGACTGAATCGATTATCAGAAATCAGGGATACCAGCTGATTATTAATGCCTATAGCCTCAGTTCCACAAACCTTAATGCATTTAATGAGATCAACACTTTTTGCCAGCAGGCCGCCGGGAAATCCATTCCTACAGCTGTGCTTGTAAGTGCTGAACCATCTGAGATAAACAAATTTGCTCTGGATAACCGCTTGAAACTTGACTTTTATACTGCTGATGATATTCTTCTTAAAACCATGGTCCGTTCAAATCCTGGGATCATGCTACTGAAAGGGGGAGTGATTATCAATAAATGGCATTGGAGAGACTTGCCTGATTTTGAAGCCTTCAGCAGGAAATATGCTTTATAA